ACCATCGACGAGGCCGGCCTCGACAGCATGTGGGTCTCCGAGCACCACTTCACCGAGGACGAGTACCTCCCGGGGACGATGCCCTCCCTGTCCGCGCTCGCGGCCCAGACCGAGAACGTCGAGCTGGGCACCTGCATCGCGCTCGCCCCGCTGTACGACGGGGTCCGCCTCGCCGAGGACGCGGCGACCGTCGACCACATCTCCCACGACCGTCTCACCCTCGGGCTGGCCATCGGTTCGAACCCGAGCGAGTTCGAGGCGTTCGGCGTCCCCATCGAGGAGCGCGCCGACCGGCTCGCCGACCAGGTGAAGCTCCTGCGCGCCGCGTGGTCCGAGGGACCGCTCGACTACGACGCGGAGTTCCACGACATCGACCCGAGCGTGAACGTCACGCCGAAACCGGTCGACAACGACGTCCCCGTGATGCTCGGGGGCGCGGCGAAGCCGGCGGTCCGCCGGGCCGCCCGCGAGGCCGACGCGTGGTGTGCCCCCTCGAAGCTCTCCATCGGCGGGCTGAAGAAGCGCGTCGAGGACATCCGGAACGTCCGCGAGGAGGAGGACGTAGAGGGCGACTTCGAGGTCTACGTCATCAAGCACGGCTTCGTCGCCGACTCCGAG
This window of the Haloarchaeobius amylolyticus genome carries:
- a CDS encoding LLM class flavin-dependent oxidoreductase, which codes for MKLGTGLFTCQRRPDDDRSTTEIYDEMLELGRTIDEAGLDSMWVSEHHFTEDEYLPGTMPSLSALAAQTENVELGTCIALAPLYDGVRLAEDAATVDHISHDRLTLGLAIGSNPSEFEAFGVPIEERADRLADQVKLLRAAWSEGPLDYDAEFHDIDPSVNVTPKPVDNDVPVMLGGAAKPAVRRAAREADAWCAPSKLSIGGLKKRVEDIRNVREEEDVEGDFEVYVIKHGFVADSEEEAWETMKPGYFYIQRRYAELFSGESVDELPEDRKEELKKQAIYGTPEQVTEHLERYRDALGDDIHVIFRTYHPGIGTETMKECIQRLGSEVAPEFR